The following is a genomic window from Calliphora vicina chromosome 5, idCalVici1.1, whole genome shotgun sequence.
CGAGTATTAACTTACTCAATAAATACATgtttatcaaaacaaaattaataacaagCATGAATACATGAAGACTATCAATAACAAATAGAtaacattttcagtttttatccGTGACTCACCCAAATAATGTCGATTGGCGTAAATAGCTGAACCGGCAGTCTTTATTTGAGACCACCAATTCGGTACGGGCATAGCATACAATTTATCTGTGCCCGCCAATGGGGTCAAGACTTCCTGTTCCCATTGTATATGACCCTGATCCTTGCCATTACCATTTGATCCGCCATTTGCATAATAATTAGTTCCGTTGTACTCTTGCACCCTTGAGTGAAATATTTCAGAGAGTTTAGCAAAGATGTCCATGGAACAGACGTAAACACCACAATTAATGAATGTGGAAACATATGAACTAGGCTTTTCGACATAATGAGATACTGCACCAGTGTCCCGATCAAATACCAAGCATCCATAATGTACAGCCTGTTGCCTAGTGGCCTCTGTGCTCATAATAGTGACAAGCGAAGTTGACGGTCTCTGGGTATGAAAATTATAGAGGTCTTGCAGCGGAAAATCAGCACATACATCACCATTAAGTACGAAAAATGCTTTTGGATTACCAACACGAATTTGATCGCGAAAATGATACATGCCCCCGGCAGTACCCAATGAGGTAAATTCTTGCAAATAACGTATATTTATGCTATACAATGTTTGCATGTCAGTGACAAAGGTTTCCATTTGTGTCTGAGGAAAGTATCCTATTATAAGAATTTCTTTGAGATCAGGCAGCTTTACACATGCCTCAATGTGATGTTGAATAATTGGACGACCAGCTACCGGGAAAATCGGTTTAGGTGTATCCAAAGATAAGGGACGAAAACGAGtacctttaataaaaaatagaaaaggttataaacatttctacatcttttttttataagattttcttTACCTTTCTGGGGTCCACCAATTAAAATTACAGCCTTCAACATATTTAATAAGTCCTTGTTTGTGTCTGAGAAAGGATAAATTATCTTTCTTTGTGCTACGTGTTAAACACTGTTACCGGTTGTTATCAATTTCTTGGgtgaataattttcatttatttatttttttggaaatttgttttttttttcatctgtcGTGCAGTGTTGGAATGTGTTATTATAAATTAGTGTTGCCAATATTTTCGATTATGTGTTGAACGGGAACGTTGCGAAATATTTGTGTAATAAAGGCCCAGCCATATAACTTTTATTTCCACTGCAATTGACatcaatattaaagaaattatgcaACTCAATTGGGCAGATCATGAACTAGTTAAATTTAACGATTCACTTGATTGAACTAGTTCAAATTATTTCGCTCACTTTGTTCAATTGAAACTTCTTTCGACAATCAGCCAAATCATACAGGCGACGCTAGATAATCTCTAAAACCAACGAAAACGGAGTTAGTACTCTTTACCAGGAAATATAGggtagcgatttttaatttgcCGGAAATATACGGCATCAGAGGGAATCAAGTAATTATCCCTAATTATCCCTTCCTTGAttacaaattataattcaaGAATAATACTCAGGAATGgcttaaattttaagttaaaaggGGTCTTAATGCCTACTACACATGCAGGAATTCTATTGGCAACAATTGGAGACTACGACCAGGCATTCCCACGACATGTcgcgacagccggttctacgcaccggaatcaTCCGAGTTCattcggccaagggctgtcaactcagcaatcactgctgctacaacaacaacaacaaccaggCATGATAAACTGGATTTACACTTCTGTTTGGTGGGAGGCAATGAGAAAAAGTAGTTATGGGAAGAAACTCAATAAAGTTCAGAGATGATCTTCCATTGACATAACTGGTGCCATCGGTAGTACACCAGGCAGCATTGGATTTAATCCTTAACTTATTGCCAATTGAGGACTATGTGGCAAGTGTGGCGGCTAGGAACTTGCTTAGACTCATTCAGTCTTCTCTGGTAAGACCAAAACGGTAGGTCTAATTTGTCAGTCTAGTATCCCTACTggaattttggaaaataagagtttaaattgatttttttaatttaattagtaaGTAGTAGGTTAAGGTGAAggcgaaaactaagctcccaattagtaTGTAGTAAGAAATGAATTGATTGTTGattgttttttgctattatcaccTTATTTTCTGAAaccgtaaatatttttttatttattactagctgaacccggtccgcgttgctggccctgttttatattgcatctcgatctcgattttaatatacagtgtcggataaagtcggtgatccaaccttcaatgttaatgcaCGTAGTGGCATTTcagctggttccaatgaattcaaaaatttagaatggaaatttcttatttatgcacctaatatgcaagagtaaacaaaattgtttatcacataccgaaaatcaaaaatctaactttacactgttacccaagagtcttttctgaagattccgtgaaaatttcatcaaaatcggtccagccatttttaagtccatacggaacatacatacacacatccatttttatgaaatataggcCATTAGCGCCTatataatcacccttatcgtggttggcgtaaacgtcatgcGCCTAccacagtttcgtactagattaaagaaacagtttgcattttatctttaatctagtacgaaacagtcgtaagcgtaagacgtttacgccagCCACGATAAGAgtgaatgtaaaaatttgatttttacacgcccctccgcccacagaccgaatttCTGAAGATTCACTGGGCAATtctgaagattcactgaaaatttcatcaaaatcggtctagccgttggcattagcggtataacataaaaatttgattttgccatacccctccgcccacagaccgaaaatcaaaaatctgtctttagagtgttacccgctaggctattccctgaaatttaattaaaatcggtccagccgtttttgaatTCACtctattttcggaagtgggcattatatgggagttatgactaattatggaccgatcgttataaaattagtagtttgattacaagtttgataaatcgactcagaaagtgatcctgagcagattggtatactttaaggtgggtgttgggacaatattttggtatgttacaaacatcagcacaaatccaatataccctccccactatggtgttgttgggtataaaaatgacagttataaaatgtgatttaaAATACTTGATattgatacatacatatatgtatttaaaatatgttttttccgtcctttttgtaaattgtaaaattttctatttatttcaaataccaTTCAGTGTTGTGAAGTAATATTAATAGTATGAAGTGCTGCTACATCCCGACAGGTGTCGCTATATCGTTGTCACTGAACATACTCCAAATTgacaattggaattttttgtgCCGACAAAACATCACGAATTCtgcagaaaatttttttgttgccaattatttcttcatattttcacgaaaaatattcgattttttttcgcAACTAACACAATCAATATCCGGCCATAAGgatatatttaatgttttctaCATGTAAGTATCCCCGAGCATCTGAAAATCATGCGAATAATGCAAATTTAAGCGTGTATTTGCCACACCTATGATGCAAATAATGTTTCTTTTGTTGCAGTTATTTGACCAATCCATCATGGATATGCAGC
Proteins encoded in this region:
- the Gmppa gene encoding mannose-1-phosphate guanyltransferase alpha, whose protein sequence is MLKAVILIGGPQKGTRFRPLSLDTPKPIFPVAGRPIIQHHIEACVKLPDLKEILIIGYFPQTQMETFVTDMQTLYSINIRYLQEFTSLGTAGGMYHFRDQIRVGNPKAFFVLNGDVCADFPLQDLYNFHTQRPSTSLVTIMSTEATRQQAVHYGCLVFDRDTGAVSHYVEKPSSYVSTFINCGVYVCSMDIFAKLSEIFHSRVQEYNGTNYYANGGSNGNGKDQGHIQWEQEVLTPLAGTDKLYAMPVPNWWSQIKTAGSAIYANRHYLELYKKTHPERLANAGIKHAEDDGNLICTIISDVHIHPSATVHHTAVLGPNVSIGPGVTIGPGVRIRESIILENAVIKDHTLILHSIVGRGSTIGQWSRVEGTPSDPDPNKPFAKMENPPLFNNEGKLNPSITILGGFVQVPSEKILLNSIVLPHKELSRSFKNEIIL